DNA sequence from the Pseudochaenichthys georgianus unplaced genomic scaffold, fPseGeo1.2 scaffold_1460_arrow_ctg1, whole genome shotgun sequence genome:
agaataacaacatatagctaattctcttgcagattgtctcatttgatgaatgtaacgtttatatagagGAACGACACTGTtggcagtaacttggtatgcatgtatttcatgttagcttagcttcttagcctgagctagctctgtttacttccagttcggcggcagcaggtcccgcctcggctccgcctctttgcccttatttggagcaggcgggattagactctgacgtcacagtcgagccgttagtggccgactccgcccacTAAGgtcttcacggcaactctgcagaaccctatgggtgacgtcacggacactacgtccatttatatatacagtctatggtaccAACGGATATTTTATAGAGCAAAAGAGGGCATTTAAATCTTAGTAACAAGCAATATCTAAATTGAAAGGATTCTAGCAGTAGAACTGTTAGAATCTTTAGTGCATAATGAAAAGAAAGATGGCAAGACGAAACTCTGTCTATTAGCATATGGATCATTAGAGCTTGAATGGATATCACCTTGCTGTCTGTAGAAATTCCAGAGCAATGTGGAATACATGACCCCTTGAGAAAACCCTTTTTACTGAAACATCTCTTAATGAATCAGAGAAATAATTGATACTTGATTTTAGCTATATTGTTGAGATTAATACCTCAATCTACCAAGAGAatttgaaagaaagaaaaataaacaacaaactGGAAATTAGTCGAAAGAAATGCGCTGAACAAAACCACTCTGACAGTTAACATATCAGCTGAACTCTGACCTGAGAGTCTCCAGTTCACAGTGCGGACTCTCCAGTCCAGCAGACAGCAGCTTCACTCCTGAGTCCGGCAGGTCGTTGTTACTCAGGTCCAGATCTCCCAGACTAGAGGACGGGGAGCTGAggactgaggacagagctgCACAGCTTCTCTCTGACAGGTTGCAACCAGTTACCCTTGAAAGAAATTAATACATAACAACATTCCTTTAATATTAAATGTGATTGAGCGTAAAGTTTCAATCATTCAATCTCTTCTAGTTCTTTGTCATGTTTGTCTGAGCATGTTTGGGTTGGTGTTGGAGAAATACTGTTTTCTCCACTCTTTGGGTTGTTTTAATGCACTGATACTGTGGGTGACTCTGAACGGTGTACGGCCTTGCAGCTGCCTCTTCTTGTGATAGGAGGAGGCAGGGCATTTCAGGTTGTTGGTATTTATGAGAAGACAGACTTGCTGTCTCCTAAATATCTCTTTTCTGTGAGGCGTGAAGGAAGAACGTGACTCTTTCCAGAAGACGTCGCAGATGATCCTGACACCTTTCCAACACCCGTGGATGATATTAGCGCCACCTCGATTTacgactttgttgttatctccGTGTTTTGGACGATATAAGCCTTTGTATGTGATTTAACTCTGCTCCTTCTTGCAAGAATAAATTAGAACCTGATCATTGATTCTCAACCTGGTGtcgagtagtgttgtcacgataccaacattttggtttcgatatcgataccaagtcaagaattgcgattccgattctttttcgatacttttcttaaaaaaagggaaacagtcttaaatataatcagggatgcaaactcatcaggtatgaaaaaggtgacaaggatccgagccccccgaccccacggaatatcggctttaaaattaggaataacaggatgttagcagtcagaacaactaaagcagcagttactaagaacagaaacgccaaagagtcacatctaatataaatatatataaaagcatttattttaattgtgtagcagtgagtttaacattttggcagcactgttgagcattttgaaaatctattgtcatgcctctgtgcaaggctgagtctttctatctttatagccactggtgtaaagtaactacgttcataaactcaagtactacttgggtacaattttgagatattgtactttatttaagtatttcaatatttcttttgctactttgtacttctaatccactacagttcagaggtacatggtgtacatttcctccactacatgtatttaatacctttagttactctacagatctggatgaatgatgtgaaatataaccaagtgttgaatcagactttagttccacctggagtgaatccaccagctaccctgcagtctacaaagtacttcagactagctgcacctccaccagctaccctgcagtctacaaagtacttcagactagctgcaccttcaccagctaccctgcagcctacaaagtacttcagactagctgcaccttcaccagctaccctgcagcctacaaagtacttcagactagctgcacctccaccagctttgagaacactttcatgatcaatcattataaaacatatcatatatattattctgaaatggaccaatctgcacaatgactacttttactgtcgctactttaatacttttacttgaggaacattttgaatgcagtacttttactgtaacagagtattcctacactctggtgcttctagtacaagacctgagtacttatacttttactgtcgctactttaactatattttgatgataatacttttgtacttttatttgaggatcattttgattgcaggattgttcctacattctggtactttaactcaagtacaagacctgggtacttctacttttactcaagtacaagatatatacgtaTACCACCTCCATTTATAGCCTAtggaaaaaactaatagaaaacgaaggctaaagctaacgttagcagatagtgatgctagtttgctagttaagtttgctcaacgataatattgcgacagaaaatcttttcagtgcacatcacgctctgcgctccgacagggagctctgctctgaacacctgaacggcccgttcacagacttctggcgtcttttttgtcaacaagccgaggcgcagcggcagttgcactcccacttgcagctaTGCTTCTcgtttctcacatgctctggcagctagcgcgtggccgcgtgcacgagagaggggagggacagaacgtgcttgagaggagcgggactgcaggcacggctgcagtgcagggagtggaagcagagcgctgaacacacacggctcttattaaaacggcgctttttcacgggagtactttcccccgtcattcttaaagtaccgatactaatgaaacggaggaatcgtaccgtttttaacggcagggtatcgcggtacctttcaagtatcggtacaccgtgcaacactagtgtcgagtgatatttttctaacagtTGGTCAATCAGTCAGATATATTGAGATGTAGATAAGTGACGCCTTCTGTCTTAAAATATAATCAGATTGTTATCATGGTTTTGTGGTTTATTTTTttgaagaagaaaaataaacaacaaaccGAAAGAaaattgaaatgtattattattccaATTTGATAAAACTGTAAATGAGTCGATAGAAATGGCTGAACAAAACCACTCTGACAGTTAACATATCATCTGAACTCTGACCTGAGAGTCTCCAGTTCACAGTGCGGACTCTCCAGTCCAGCAGACAGCAGCTTCATTCCTGAGTCCTGCAGGTCGTTGTTACTCAGGTCCAGCTCTCTCAGACTAGAGGACTGGGAGCTGAggactgaggacagagctgCACAGCTTCTCTCTGACAGCTTGCAGCCAGTTACCCTTGAAATAAATTAATACATAACAACATTCCTTTAATAATAAATGTGATTGAGCGCAAGGTTTCAATCATACAATCTCTTCTAGTTCTTTTGTCAAATCATAACATCTGTTTCTGTGCATGTTTTTGTTGGTCAATCAGTCAGATACCTTGAGATGTAGATAAGTGACGCCTTCTGTCTTAAAATATAATCAGATTGTTATCATGGTTTTGTGGTTTATTGTTTTGAAGaacaaaaataaacaacaaaccGAATGAAAATCGAAATGTATTATTAACCAATTAGATCAAACTGGAAATTAGTCGATAGAAATGACAGTTCACATATCGGCTGAACTCTGACCTGAGAGTCTCCAGTTCACAGTGCGGACTCTCCAGTCCAGCAGACAGCAGCTTCACTCCTGAATCCGGCAGGTCGTTGTGACTCAGGTCCAGCTCTCTCAGACTAGAGGACTGGGAGCTGAggactgaggacagagctgCACAGCTTCTCTCTGACAGGTTGCAGTCACTCAGCCTGGGGAAAGATCAGCAGTGAACACAAAGAGTTATATTATCATGTCTAAACCTGTTCCTAGTTAATGTAGTTTCACTTACAGAGCTTTGTTGGAGGCTTTGACCACTGGCAGCAGCCTCAGAAGAGCCTCCTCTGAAGCAGAGTATTTCTTCAGGTCAAACACGTCCAGATCTtcttgtgatgacagtaagatGAAGACCAGAGCTGACCACTGAGCAGCAGACAGTTCCTCTGTGGAGAGACTTCCTGATCTCAGGTACCGTTGGATCTCCTCCACTAGAGAACgatcattcatttcattcagaCAGTGGAACAGGTTGATGCTTTTCTCCGGAGACGGGTTCTTTCTTATCTTTTTCTTGATGTATTTCACTGTTTTCTGGATGGTCTGTGagccacttcctgtctgtggtgTCAGAAGGTTGTGTAATAAGGTCTGATTTGTCTCCAGTGAAAGACCCAGGAGGAAGCGGAGGAACAAGTCCAGGTGTCCGTTTGGACTCTGTAAGGCCTGGTCCACAGCATTCTGGTAAACATGTTTAGGTTTTTGTCTGAAGACTTTAGACCACCAGGGGGCCATGAGGTTGACTCCAGAGTTGATGAAGGTCAGATGGACATGAAGAGCGGCCAGAAACTCCTGAACGCTCAGATGGACGAAGCAGAACACCTTGTCCTTGTACGTTCCTCTCACCTCTCTAAAGACCTGTGTGAACACTCCTGAGTACACTGAGGCTGCTCTGATATCGATGCCACACTCTGTCAGGTTGGACTTATAGAAGATCAGGTTGCCTTTCAGCAGCTGCTCAAAAGCCAGTGTTCCCAGAGACTCCATCATCTTCATCCTGCACTCTGGACTCCTGTGTGGATCTGTCTCAGCTCCTTCATCATACTTGACGTTCACTTTAGATTGAATCACCAGGAAGTGGACGTACATCTCAGTCAGGGTCTTGGGCAGCTCTCCTCCCTCAGTTTTCAACATGTCCTCCAGAACTGaagcagagatccagcagaagaCTGGGATGTGGCACATGATGTGGAGGCTTCGTGAGGTCTTGATGTGGGAGATGATGGTGTCGGCCTGCTCCGGATCTCTGAATctcttcctgaagtactcctccTTCTGTGGGTCAGTGAACCCTCGGACCTCTGTCACCATGTCCACACACTCAGGAGGgatctgattggctgctgcaGGTCGTGTGGTTATCCAGAGGCGAGCAGAGGGAAGCAGCTTCCCCCTGATGAGGTTTGTCAGCAGCCGATCCACTGAGGTGGACTTTGTGATATCAGTCAGGATCTTAGTGTTGAGGAAGTCCAGAGGAAGTCGACACTCATCCAGACCGTCAAAGATGAACACGACCGGGAACTGATCGAACCTGCAGATTCCTGCGTCTCTGGTTTCAGGGAAGAAGAGATGAACAAGTTCCACCAAGCTGTACTTTTCATCACTCACCACATTCAGCTCTCTGAAGGTGAATGGAAATATGAACTGGATGTCCTGGTGGGCTTTGCCTTCAGCCCAGTCCAGAGTGAACTTCTGTGTTAAGACTGTTTTCCCAATGCCAGCCACGCCCTTTGTCAgcactgctctgattggtttacCTCTTTCAGTTGAGCCTTTAAAGAGGTCTTCTTGTCTGATGGGTGTTTCTGATCCGTCTGGTTTACTGAATGCTTGTTCGATCTGTCTGATCTCATGTTCCTTGTTGACCTCTGTGGTGTCTCCCCTGGTGATGTAGATCTCCGTGTAGATTTTATGTAGGGATTCAGATTTTTCCATAAATGTGatattttcaaatgtttccTTCAGGTTTGATTTGAGTTCACCTTGGCACTTCGTGAGAATATCTGAATGAACAAGaaatacatttacatgaaagaCACATCAAAATATTTCCTTCTAATTGGACCCATTTCTGACAAAATAGGAGGTTATTTTCCTTTGATCAAGTCACTGGATCTTGTTGCATAATTATCTGTACATTGTCCAGTATAAGTTCCACCCCACAGAGAACCATCAGTTTTCCCACAGAGAACCATGGCCCTAAACCTGACTGACTCTTATTCCTGCTGCTGGGAGACGAGGCACGATACCAGCAGATCCCAACACCCACTGAGGGTGTGGACACAGCTCTCTCTCCGGTTTACAGGAAGTGGATGGCTCTTACTGTGTCCCAGTACACTcctgcagtagcctaccatcTACAAGACACCCTGAGGGGTCCCAGTAATAACCCGTCCCTTCCTCACCAAGTCATCTTGGACGGCAAATGATTCCTCCTTCCACCTGTAGGGGGCTGGGCCATTAGTAATGACTAGGACAGAATCTGCAGTGAGCAATCCCAGTGAGGCTGAGCAATGTTAACCCTTTAAAACATGGACAATGACACTGTCTGCCTCCGTGCAACATTGATCACAACTGGTCAATGTTATGCCAGGACAAACCTCCACAGTGTGTCCCTGTGGCCCCTTCTGACCACCTGAGCAACAACAGCTGTTCTCCAAGCCCTCAGCTCTGCCTCCTGAACTCAGTGTGCATCAGTCCCATTCAGCATCCTGAGACTGAGTCAGCAGCTAACCTACACTGTGGAAAACAGCCGGGGTTCATCCATGACTCCTCCTCCTGAGAGATCTGACAGTTCGGCAGGACGAACCTCATTCCGAAAAAAACAGAATTGGCCGTTTCCTGGGTAAACGTAGCACTCAAGGACTCACTGCCATTTCAGACACAACTGATGACTTTCTGGTCACTCCTCTGATCCATCCCCTCCCCAACGCTGGCTTTTAGCATCACCCACTTGTATTACATATCTCCAATGTCCCACCAGGAGAAACTCGTTAATATAGCATTGGTGGTTCAGTGGTAGAGTTCTCGTCTGGACGCCCGCATCCGATTCCCAGCCAATGCAGCAGAGTGTTTTAGTGCCGCAGTCTGTAGGAATTTGTGTTGGGAAACGAAGGGTGCCGGTTGGAGTCCCGATCGGACCAAAATTATACGGAGTGTAGACTGGTTCCTGGAGAggtgccagttcacctcctgccctcgAGCAAGGCACAGAACCCCCAACTGCTCCCTGGCGCTGGACAGACTGGCCGCCTGTTTTGCTCAgacctctctcacctgtcctgtGTGTGTATTGTACTGTGTGTTACCACAACCGAATGAACAACTGGGCTGAATTTCCCCTTTGGGATGAAATAAAGCGTTGTCTGCTTCTTAATAACATCGGCTGGCGCATCATAATGACGTTGGATAGTGTCAgtgccagtggcgagccgtgacttttctacctaggccctctgacccccccccccccctcttcccttgaaaaaaaaaatgttattacGGCACAGCCTATAGTATActtcttcagcggaatatcaaaacagcggcccagGGTGCAATACGCAAATTAACCCGTGcgcgcacccacacacacacacacacacacacacacacacacacacacacacacacacacacacacacacacacacacacacacacacacacacacacacacacacacacacacacacacacacacacacacacacacacacacacacacacacacacacacacacacacagcagccttctacttgctacaaacttaaatatgaaaagacgacgcacacacacatcatctcggctcgcgcagcacacacacagacagacatagattgcgcaataatgtattgcgcaccttggaggtgcagcgcaggcatattgtcattcaagagatgcgtagttcatttggaaaacatgtttttcttttagcctatttacctcgttaacgtaaataatactctttacattgacacatgcattatttgtgattaaaataatgattgttggtattggtaatgtattagcgacccccaaagatgtatgatttcactgcgtccgtgggagctcagacccctccttatgGGAGCTCAGCTCCCATTGGCTGCCATACTCGAACCCTGACAGCGACcctcctctaccacacaaaacaacaccatttatataaacacctatcatgacagggcacccacagccaagtaacaattacaaatcaattaagtcggcacggcagcCCACATTGAAAATCACTTTGgcttacctttgatgatcaaatcacctaAACAcgaagtccatcctcctgtccttttggatgaagaacTTGATGGCGTCGTCATGCAGTTGATCCTTTGCTTTTAAAGCAATCAGCAATTCCTCCAAGTCTGACAGTCGGACTTGCCCAGTCGTGGACCTCGAGTAGCTTTTTATGCGCTTCAGCGCAGAGAAGGACCTCTCCACAGAGGCAGTGGACACAGGTATTGTCAGGATGATGCATGAGAGGGTGTACACCTGTTTCATGCTTTCACTCAGTCCTTTTTTGAGGAGAAACTGATGAATGTCAGCTGGGCTTTTCCCCAAAATGTCAGACATGCCGTACATCACGGCGAGTTCCGTGTGCAGTCGAGGCTGGTCGAAATATCCGCCATAGCTCTCCATCAAACTGTTCAAGGCAGTAGTTGGGAAATGGTTACAGTAATGCCCGAACTGTTGCGGGTCCAGAAGGGCCAGGAATTCCAGCTTTTTGTGGTCACTGAAACGGTTGGAAATCTGGGTTAGCAGGCTGTCAATTACGCTGCAATGGAGCTCCCTGTACCGTGCACGAACGTCTCCTTGAGCTCCACGGCCGCGCGGAGGGCCAAccaaagcctgggtttcatcgTAGACGCTGTCAAAGTTCCCCTTCTCCTGTTCAATTTGTCGCTGTAGCTGATCCACTCTGGCCAGGCAGAACTGCATATCAAAACCTTTGTTCTGAAGTATTTCAAAAACAACATCCGAGTAGGAGAAGATAGCGTGGAAGGTTTTCAACCAAAAGCTGAAATCGAAGCTGGTAAGGAGGGTGATGTATCCATCAGAGCAATGAACAGTTTCGTCATCAAACTCTGAGTGATGGTCTACGATGTGCTCGAACACCTAGTACGAGAGTAATgcttagtttagtttagttttatgagtgGGTAGTTTCCAACACTAAATCATTTCTttattattgttaatatttccATTACGttcattgttattattatcttaCCTCTCTCAATTCCCTGGTCTTCTCTGCCACTGTGCACACCAAGCGAGAATGAAAGCTCCAGCGAGTAGGAGCTGCCCGTGGAAGCCTATGCTGGCAAATATCATCCAGTAGCTTGGTGCGCTTTGCTGAGCGGCTGAAAAAGGTGGCCAAGCCAGAGAGGTGGGAGAAGAAGACCTTACACTCTCTTATCTTGGAAGCTCCCTTTGACAACACGAGATTTAAGATGTGAGCATAGCAGTGAATGAAAAGGGCCTGTGGAATTGTTTCCTTAATTTTCGCTTGCACCCCATTCAATCCAGAGGCCATAACAGCTGCTCCATCGTAGCACTGCGCGACCACTTTGTCAATACAGCCACTCTCCCTCAGGAACTCCAGCAGCCGTGTAGCTATGGCCTCTGCTCGCTTGTCCTCTGTCACATCTTCGTACTTGAAGAAACGCTCTTTTATCCCATCGTCAGTGACATATCGAAGCACATATGACATCTGTGCCACGTTGCTAATGTCTGTCGTTTCATCCAACATGACCGCGACAAAAGGTGTCTTCCTCAGCTCCTCTTTCATGCTATCCGTCATTACACTTGCGACAGCGCTGATCAGGTCATTCTGAATCCTTGAAGATGTGCCGGTAAAGACTGTTGATGTGGcgaggtgtgtgtgcaggtcgCTGTCATATTCTGCCACTAAATCCAGCAACTCTATGTAATTCCCCTTGTTTGATGAAGTTACACTCTCATCGTGACCTCGGAACGGCAACTCCTGCTTGCCCAAGTACACCACACAATTTATGAGGCGTTTCAAAATTCCTCGGTTCCTCTTCACCTTTTCATTATGAATGATGACACCCCGGCGTTGTTGCTCATCCAGCTGGAGCTCTATCCTGGTGTCCCCAAATGTTTTAAGCCGAATAGTAGCTCTGAGGTGACCTGAAGCATTCTGATGGCGATGTGCTGATTTGGATAAACTTCCTAAATCAGAATATCCATCTTTGGCCCATGACCCACTGTCCGCTCCAAAAAGCAAGCAATCCCAGCAGTACAGCTTTTGTTCCCTGGTTGATCCGGTCATCCAGTTGTATCTGGCGTAATTGCCGATATTAAAATGCCTCTCGAACCGTTTGGTTTTTTGAACCAAAATAAGCTGTGGTGTTGGTCGCCCTTTGGTAATTAACTCCAATTTATCCGTGTAACTCATTCTTGAAAAAGACTCAGTTAGtagtttcgcaacgatgtcatcactatcactaacGTGAGCCATCGTGAATGAACGTATGCTAATTATCTAATTCCTAGCTTGACCCGTTGATATATCACATGCATAAACTTGGCAGCGCAGCGGGCGGAACCTGTCATAAAGTCTgcgataataaagccctccCATTTAGAGgggagatatgattggtc
Encoded proteins:
- the LOC117441078 gene encoding NLR family CARD domain-containing protein 3-like; its protein translation is MEKSESLHKIYTEIYITRGDTTEVNKEHEIRQIEQAFSKPDGSETPIRQEDLFKGSTERGKPIRAVLTKGVAGIGKTVLTQKFTLDWAEGKAHQDIQFIFPFTFRELNVVSDEKYSLVELVHLFFPETRDAGICRFDQFPVVFIFDGLDECRLPLDFLNTKILTDITKSTSVDRLLTNLIRGKLLPSARLWITTRPAAANQIPPECVDMVTEVRGFTDPQKEEYFRKRFRDPEQADTIISHIKTSRSLHIMCHIPVFCWISASVLEDMLKTEGGELPKTLTEMYVHFLVIQSKVNVKYDEGAETDPHRSPECRMKMMESLGTLAFEQLLKGNLIFYKSNLTECGIDIRAASVYSGVFTQVFREVRGTYKDKVFCFVHLSVQEFLAALHVHLTFINSGVNLMAPWWSKVFRQKPKHVYQNAVDQALQSPNGHLDLFLRFLLGLSLETNQTLLHNLLTPQTGSGSQTIQKTVKYIKKKIRKNPSPEKSINLFHCLNEMNDRSLVEEIQRYLRSGSLSTEELSAAQWSALVFILLSSQEDLDVFDLKKYSASEEALLRLLPVVKASNKALLSDCNLSERSCAALSSVLSSQSSSLRELDLSHNDLPDSGVKLLSAGLESPHCELETLRVTGCKLSERSCAALSSVLSSQSSSLRELDLSNNDLQDSGMKLLSAGLESPHCELETLRVTGCNLSERSCAALSSVLSSPSSSLGDLDLSNNDLPDSGVKLLSAGLESPHCELETLRVSSCHLSFHYALKILT